A portion of the Leptospira noumeaensis genome contains these proteins:
- a CDS encoding SH3 domain-containing protein has translation MQSQIVIPVIGLNLHLFADQKSDVLRKLKFGEPVSFDKDSLESPKEDWIPVKLEDGLSGFIKRSVVRSVPPKQYLPTLLFEAERMILSNQIDFSSKQEITDTIFAISSTGKFTGDDFIFIRAKAGFFLKKTVDLMNEKGIKPDNDPGTLEFLKHHQTKLLYDYNSGKYYVDSNYFWKLLESYPKTKHSDYAGYLATESMPNAECAADLKCRLEEIRKGKLRYIYLFPNGNYINLYTKDIVSNLQSMTKDPDSIPCFVPVGEGIKSEINQMIRYASEIGPREKKQILPHLQILKKECFR, from the coding sequence TTGCAGTCACAAATTGTCATTCCTGTGATTGGTCTCAACTTGCATTTGTTTGCTGACCAAAAAAGTGATGTATTACGCAAATTAAAATTTGGAGAACCTGTTTCTTTTGATAAGGATTCTCTGGAAAGTCCCAAAGAAGATTGGATCCCTGTAAAGTTAGAAGATGGTCTTTCTGGATTTATCAAACGATCCGTAGTTCGTTCTGTTCCACCAAAACAATACCTACCAACTTTGTTATTTGAAGCAGAACGGATGATTCTTTCTAATCAAATTGATTTTTCATCAAAACAAGAGATTACCGATACAATTTTTGCAATTTCTTCGACAGGTAAATTTACTGGAGATGATTTTATTTTTATACGAGCCAAGGCTGGATTTTTCTTAAAAAAAACAGTGGATCTTATGAATGAAAAGGGAATCAAACCAGATAATGATCCGGGAACACTCGAGTTTTTAAAACACCACCAAACTAAGTTACTATATGATTATAACTCTGGAAAATACTATGTAGATTCCAATTATTTTTGGAAACTTCTGGAGTCTTATCCTAAGACCAAACATTCGGATTACGCAGGTTATTTGGCAACAGAAAGTATGCCGAATGCAGAATGCGCAGCCGATTTAAAATGTCGTTTGGAAGAGATAAGAAAGGGAAAACTTCGATACATTTATCTTTTTCCTAATGGCAATTATATCAATTTGTATACTAAAGATATAGTTTCCAATTTACAATCGATGACAAAAGACCCAGATTCCATTCCTTGTTTTGTGCCGGTGGGTGAAGGAATTAAATCTGAAATTAATCAGATGATCCGATATGCATCGGAAATTGG
- a CDS encoding pyridoxal phosphate-dependent aminotransferase, translated as MKLVAKRLDVVEPSPTLAITAKANQLKASGLDVVGFGAGEPDFDTPTHIKEAAKKAMDQGKTKYTPVSGTVSLKDAIIRKFETENGLKYEKNQIIVGTGGKQVLYNFFMATLNPGDEVIIPAPYWVSYADIVRLAEGTPVIVSTDISSGFKITADQLEKAITPKTKVFIFNSPSNPTGAAYTRADVEALVRVLEPKDIITVSDDIYEKIIYDGLEFVNPAMISEKMKEKTFVINGVSKAYSMTGWRIGYGAGNPEIIKNMDTMQGQSTSNASSISQAAAEAALSGDQTPVADMLKAFDKRRKLIVGLLREIPGVECRMPEGAFYAFPYITGVYATPGFKRLLAEKKESSYSKLFCDVLLDKYNVAAVPGIAFGDDKAIRLSYALGDKDIEKGVARIKQMVEDLQK; from the coding sequence ATGAAACTTGTAGCAAAACGACTGGATGTCGTAGAACCTTCTCCCACTCTCGCGATCACTGCCAAAGCCAATCAGTTGAAAGCGAGTGGACTTGATGTGGTTGGATTTGGAGCAGGGGAACCTGACTTTGATACACCGACACATATCAAAGAAGCTGCTAAAAAAGCAATGGACCAAGGAAAAACCAAATACACTCCTGTGAGTGGAACGGTTTCCTTAAAAGATGCCATCATTCGTAAGTTTGAAACAGAAAACGGATTAAAGTACGAAAAGAATCAAATCATTGTGGGAACAGGTGGAAAACAGGTTCTTTACAATTTTTTTATGGCAACTTTAAATCCGGGAGACGAAGTCATCATTCCTGCACCGTATTGGGTAAGTTATGCGGACATCGTTCGTTTGGCGGAAGGAACTCCTGTGATTGTATCCACTGATATTTCCAGTGGATTTAAAATCACAGCGGATCAATTGGAAAAAGCCATCACTCCGAAAACTAAGGTATTTATTTTTAATTCCCCTTCCAATCCAACGGGGGCGGCTTACACTCGTGCGGATGTCGAAGCACTTGTAAGGGTACTAGAACCAAAAGATATCATTACAGTTTCGGATGATATCTACGAAAAAATCATTTATGATGGATTGGAATTTGTAAATCCTGCAATGATCTCCGAGAAAATGAAGGAAAAAACCTTTGTCATCAATGGAGTGTCCAAAGCATACTCAATGACAGGTTGGAGGATTGGATACGGTGCAGGAAATCCAGAGATTATAAAAAACATGGATACCATGCAAGGCCAGTCCACAAGCAATGCTTCTTCCATTTCACAAGCAGCAGCAGAGGCCGCACTTTCGGGAGATCAAACTCCCGTTGCGGATATGCTCAAAGCTTTTGACAAACGCCGTAAACTGATCGTGGGACTTTTACGTGAGATCCCAGGTGTGGAATGCCGGATGCCAGAAGGTGCTTTTTACGCCTTCCCTTACATCACGGGTGTTTACGCAACTCCTGGGTTCAAAAGACTCCTCGCAGAGAAAAAAGAATCTTCTTACTCAAAACTATTTTGTGATGTGCTCCTCGACAAATACAATGTCGCAGCGGTGCCGGGCATTGCCTTCGGGGATGACAAAGCCATTCGATTGTCGTATGCGTTAGGTGATAAGGACATTGAAAAAGGTGTCGCTCGGATCAAACAAATGGTTGAGGACTTACAAAAGTAA
- a CDS encoding DNA repair helicase XPB produces the protein MTKPLTVQSDKTMLLEVDNPEFEACRDLIAKFAELEKSPEYMHTYRISPLSLWNAASIKMTADEIIEGLTKFARYSVPKNVMNEVREQISRYGKVKLVKEESGELYIISNEKGFITEIANNRAVQPFVDGMEGDKIRIKKEYRGHIKQALIKIGFPVEDLAGYDEGNKYPFNLRPVTISGIKFGMRDYQRASVEAFHAGGRNEGGSGVVVLPCGAGKTIVGMGVMQIVGAETLILVTNTLSIRQWRNEILDKTDIPESDIGEYSGEMKEIKPITIATYNILTHRKKKGGDFTHFHIFSANNWGLIVYDEVHLLPAPVFRMTSELQAKRRLGLTATLVREDGLEEDVFSLIGPKKYDVPWKELEAKSWIAEANCVEIRVPMEDDLRMKYSVADDREKFRLASENPEKLRAISYILKKHSTNNILVIGQYINQLEEISNTFKIPLITGKTPLPERQELYQAFRTGQIKQLVVSKVANFSIDLPDANIAIQVSGTFGSRQEEAQRLGRILRPKSQDNTAIFYSLISRDTNEERFGQNRQLFLTEQGYEYEIYTLDQFKETVPEESLTK, from the coding sequence ATGACCAAACCACTCACCGTACAAAGTGATAAAACAATGCTTCTTGAGGTGGATAACCCAGAATTTGAAGCCTGTCGGGACCTCATTGCCAAATTCGCAGAGCTTGAAAAAAGCCCGGAATATATGCATACTTACCGCATCTCTCCACTGTCTTTGTGGAATGCCGCATCCATCAAAATGACTGCAGATGAGATCATCGAAGGTTTAACTAAGTTTGCACGTTATTCCGTTCCTAAAAACGTAATGAATGAAGTGAGAGAACAAATCTCTCGTTACGGAAAAGTAAAACTGGTAAAAGAAGAATCTGGGGAATTGTATATCATTTCCAACGAAAAAGGATTCATCACAGAAATTGCAAACAACCGCGCGGTTCAACCCTTTGTGGATGGAATGGAAGGTGATAAAATTCGTATTAAAAAAGAATATCGTGGTCACATCAAACAAGCGTTAATCAAAATTGGTTTCCCTGTCGAAGACCTTGCGGGTTATGATGAAGGGAATAAATATCCATTTAACTTACGCCCTGTTACCATCAGTGGTATAAAATTCGGAATGCGTGACTACCAAAGAGCATCGGTCGAAGCCTTTCATGCCGGTGGACGTAACGAAGGTGGATCGGGTGTGGTTGTATTACCTTGCGGTGCGGGAAAAACCATCGTGGGTATGGGGGTGATGCAAATTGTTGGAGCAGAAACTCTCATTCTTGTAACGAACACTTTGTCCATTCGCCAGTGGAGAAATGAAATTTTAGACAAAACAGATATCCCTGAGTCTGATATTGGTGAGTATTCGGGTGAGATGAAAGAAATTAAACCCATAACAATTGCTACTTATAACATCTTAACTCATAGAAAGAAAAAAGGTGGGGACTTCACACATTTTCATATCTTCAGTGCGAACAACTGGGGACTGATTGTGTATGATGAGGTTCACTTATTACCAGCTCCTGTTTTCCGTATGACATCGGAACTCCAAGCCAAACGTAGGTTAGGTCTTACGGCAACTCTTGTGCGTGAAGATGGACTCGAAGAAGATGTATTCTCACTTATTGGTCCTAAAAAATACGATGTACCATGGAAGGAGCTTGAAGCAAAGTCTTGGATTGCAGAAGCTAATTGTGTGGAGATTCGTGTTCCTATGGAAGATGACCTTCGTATGAAATATTCTGTTGCGGATGACCGTGAAAAATTCCGTTTGGCATCAGAAAATCCTGAAAAACTTCGGGCGATTAGTTATATCCTAAAAAAACATTCCACTAACAACATTTTGGTGATTGGACAGTATATCAATCAGTTAGAAGAGATTTCCAATACTTTCAAAATTCCTTTGATTACGGGAAAAACTCCTCTTCCTGAAAGACAAGAACTCTACCAAGCCTTCCGTACAGGACAAATCAAACAACTTGTGGTTTCTAAGGTGGCAAACTTTTCTATCGACTTACCAGATGCAAACATTGCCATCCAGGTATCGGGAACCTTTGGTTCGAGACAAGAAGAGGCGCAGCGTCTAGGACGAATCCTTCGTCCGAAATCCCAAGACAATACCGCTATTTTTTACTCGTTAATTTCGCGTGATACTAACGAAGAAAGGTTTGGTCAAAACAGACAACTCTTCCTCACCGAACAAGGGTATGAATACGAAATTTATACTTTGGATCAGTTTAAAGAAACAGTTCCAGAGGAATCACTCACTAAATAG
- the dusA gene encoding tRNA dihydrouridine(20/20a) synthase DusA, whose product MTSPVPSYRISVAPMMDWTDRHFRFFIRLISKHALLYTEMVTTGAILRGKDNHRYLDFSKEEHPIALQLGGDSPEALAECAKIGEDYGYDEINLNVGCPSDRVQSGSFGACLMKEPELVAEMVAACKSKVKVPVTVKHRIGVNGKESYEDLFHFVSKIKEAGVDHIIVHARIAILEGLSPKENRTIPPLRYADVYKLKNDFPGLPMTINGGIKTHTEIKEHLAKVDGVMIGRAAYDNPFLFHEVDQFYFGSMENPPSREEVLIELISYIRLALKKEGKVHHILRHILGLFHGEKGAREYRKFLTDRMHLTGANESILRDYLKR is encoded by the coding sequence TTGACAAGTCCCGTTCCATCGTATCGCATATCTGTTGCTCCGATGATGGACTGGACGGACAGACATTTCCGCTTTTTTATCCGGCTTATCTCCAAACACGCATTACTTTATACGGAGATGGTGACCACAGGTGCCATCCTTCGTGGAAAAGACAATCACAGATACTTAGACTTTTCAAAAGAAGAACATCCCATAGCTCTCCAGTTAGGTGGAGATTCACCAGAAGCTCTGGCTGAATGTGCCAAAATCGGGGAAGATTATGGGTATGACGAAATCAATCTCAACGTTGGTTGCCCATCGGACCGGGTGCAAAGTGGAAGTTTTGGTGCTTGCCTGATGAAAGAACCAGAACTTGTGGCAGAGATGGTGGCGGCCTGCAAATCTAAAGTAAAAGTTCCTGTCACCGTCAAACACCGAATTGGTGTGAATGGAAAAGAAAGTTATGAAGATTTATTCCATTTTGTTTCCAAAATTAAGGAAGCAGGTGTGGATCATATCATCGTTCATGCAAGGATTGCTATTTTGGAGGGGCTTTCTCCGAAAGAAAATCGAACAATTCCTCCGCTACGATACGCAGATGTATATAAACTAAAAAATGATTTTCCTGGATTACCAATGACTATCAACGGGGGGATCAAAACTCATACAGAGATCAAAGAGCACCTAGCGAAAGTAGATGGAGTGATGATAGGGCGGGCCGCCTACGACAATCCATTTTTGTTTCACGAAGTGGATCAATTTTACTTTGGTTCCATGGAAAATCCTCCTTCGAGAGAAGAAGTGCTAATAGAACTAATCTCTTATATTCGGTTGGCTCTAAAAAAAGAGGGAAAAGTGCACCATATCCTTAGGCATATTTTGGGTCTTTTTCATGGAGAAAAGGGAGCCCGGGAATATCGAAAATTTCTCACAGACCGAATGCATCTAACAGGTGCCAATGAATCTATTTTACGGGATTATTTGAAGCGTTAA
- a CDS encoding flagellar biosynthesis protein FlhA has translation MNFRDILKQSDLVLGVGTLMILAMLIVPLPGFILDVLIVVSIGLGLLILMTALSVTEPSEFSIFPSLLLITTLFRLALNVSTTRQILSKGPAMNSSVIEAFGTFVVGGESGLGKYVVGLIIFIILTIVQVLVITKGATRISEVAARFTLDGLPQKQMSIDMELNSGAITEAEAKVKRKKVQREVDFYGAMDGASKFVQGDVRAGLIITAINLIGGILIGSTIRGESFLASIETYGKFTIGDGLVSQIPGLLSTTATGIIVTRSSSEKKLTVEIKDQLFGNAKTLYVVAGALGMASLIPGLPFFSLLFLAGAIGYLGYSIEKVAKEEIKKIENVTQEKVQEKKPENYIKEISVEAIQVELGRDLLPLVDASSGGHLLEQIANTRKKFAIDFGLVIPAIRIIDNLEIPHDNYSIRINGVVVGQSAVKADRLMAMNNTSRNLEAIIGEPFTEPAFGLKATWIDPNDKIEVENKGYSVVDPSTVIITHLKELISNYASQLLGREEVKALLEHLRQTHPTLVGELDYDKQGRLGIIQQTLQNLLAEGLSIKNLPKIMDAIANHLTRTNNPFDLAEHVRQALSRQIINDFLSPDGKLHVVTIDPRIIDRMNKSITLDETDGSKLIILPHDVRVRILESVYNELQKALDENRFLIFVVSRYLRQAFAFFLTKELPPRNFAVIASEEIHRGVPTEIASVLSLPSREEHPQEA, from the coding sequence TACTAATTACTACCTTGTTTCGGTTAGCGCTCAACGTTTCGACGACAAGACAGATTTTATCCAAAGGTCCTGCAATGAACTCTAGTGTCATTGAAGCCTTCGGAACCTTTGTTGTGGGTGGAGAATCGGGACTTGGTAAGTATGTTGTGGGGCTCATTATCTTTATTATCTTAACCATTGTACAGGTGTTAGTCATCACAAAAGGTGCGACTCGGATCTCGGAAGTGGCAGCAAGGTTTACACTCGATGGATTGCCGCAAAAACAAATGTCCATTGATATGGAACTAAACAGTGGGGCAATTACCGAAGCAGAGGCCAAGGTAAAACGAAAAAAAGTCCAACGCGAAGTTGATTTTTATGGGGCTATGGATGGAGCATCCAAGTTCGTACAAGGGGATGTAAGAGCAGGGCTTATCATCACGGCAATCAATTTGATTGGAGGGATTCTTATTGGTTCTACCATTCGTGGGGAATCCTTTCTCGCATCCATTGAAACTTATGGAAAGTTTACGATTGGAGATGGACTTGTTTCCCAAATTCCAGGTCTACTTTCTACAACTGCCACTGGTATCATTGTTACAAGATCCAGTTCAGAAAAGAAACTGACTGTGGAGATCAAAGACCAACTTTTTGGAAATGCAAAAACATTGTATGTCGTTGCGGGCGCTCTTGGAATGGCAAGTCTCATTCCTGGACTTCCCTTTTTCTCTCTCCTCTTTTTAGCTGGTGCGATTGGGTATTTGGGTTATTCCATAGAAAAAGTAGCAAAAGAAGAAATCAAAAAAATTGAAAACGTTACCCAGGAAAAAGTCCAAGAGAAAAAACCAGAAAACTATATCAAAGAAATTTCTGTAGAAGCCATTCAAGTAGAGCTTGGTCGCGATTTACTTCCGTTAGTGGATGCTTCATCTGGTGGGCATTTACTCGAACAAATTGCTAACACTCGTAAAAAATTTGCCATTGATTTTGGGCTTGTGATCCCAGCCATTCGGATCATAGACAATTTAGAAATCCCTCATGATAACTATAGCATTCGTATCAACGGAGTGGTTGTTGGTCAATCTGCAGTGAAAGCAGATCGTTTGATGGCCATGAACAATACTTCCAGGAATTTGGAAGCCATCATTGGAGAACCATTTACGGAACCTGCATTTGGTTTGAAAGCAACCTGGATTGATCCAAATGATAAAATTGAAGTAGAGAACAAGGGTTATTCGGTGGTGGATCCTTCCACTGTCATCATCACTCATTTGAAAGAATTAATTTCTAATTATGCATCACAGCTTCTCGGAAGAGAAGAGGTGAAGGCACTTCTCGAACATTTACGACAAACTCATCCCACTCTTGTGGGTGAATTGGATTATGATAAACAAGGTCGTCTTGGGATCATCCAACAAACCTTACAGAATCTTTTGGCAGAGGGACTTTCCATTAAAAACCTTCCCAAAATTATGGATGCCATTGCAAATCATCTCACACGCACTAACAATCCGTTTGATTTGGCAGAACATGTAAGGCAAGCATTGTCTCGCCAAATCATCAATGACTTCCTTTCTCCTGATGGAAAGTTACATGTGGTGACCATTGATCCAAGGATCATTGATCGTATGAATAAAAGTATCACTCTAGATGAAACGGATGGAAGTAAACTCATCATCCTTCCTCATGATGTTCGTGTGAGAATTTTGGAGTCAGTTTATAACGAATTACAAAAGGCATTGGATGAAAACAGATTCCTGATTTTTGTGGTTTCTAGATACCTCAGACAAGCGTTTGCATTCTTTTTGACAAAGGAACTACCCCCCAGGAACTTTGCAGTAATTGCTTCTGAAGAGATCCATAGAGGGGTTCCGACAGAAATCGCTTCGGTTTTAAGCCTTCCATCCAGAGAGGAACACCCACAAGAAGCATAG